The following proteins are co-located in the Camelina sativa cultivar DH55 chromosome 12, Cs, whole genome shotgun sequence genome:
- the LOC104733033 gene encoding LEAF RUST 10 DISEASE-RESISTANCE LOCUS RECEPTOR-LIKE PROTEIN KINASE-like 1.3 isoform X3 encodes MFPPVLFRFSKPDSFLCGNLTAGFPFWGGGRPEPCGHPSLVLHCHESKTSLIISDQMYRVLQIDNSSNTLRLARQDFLNESFCSATFTGTTLTPELFELLPDYKTLFVYYICNPTYHNPTNFSCPKIGLASVHQDNNYHEHCSASFNITVPTSYDLGEDALNLTHLGSVLRYGFKVKLKIDKRLCQGCQTSGGICEYHVATPVCCKRNSSSEIKCTSMIPSGTTGLSKNAKIGIGFACGFLGAILIVGCLLCIFIRRRKKRADQYTNKGISTGTSYSSNTMSNTPTSTTISGSNHSLVPSMSNLANSVYFGVQVFSYEELEEATENFSKELGDGGFGTVYYGTLKDGRAVAVKRLFERSLKRVEQFKNEIEILKSLKHPNLVILYGCTTRHSRELLLVYEYISNGTLAEHLHGNQAQSRPLLWPTRLQIAIETASALSFLHTKGIIHRDVKTTNILLDSNYEVKVADFGLSRLFPTDQTHISTAPQGTPGYVDPEYYQCYRLNEKSDVYSFGVVLTELISSKEAVDITRHRHDINLANMAISKIRNDAVHELADLSLGFERDASVKNAMTSVAELAFRCLQQEREVRPSMDEIVEVLKGIQKEGIRDSKDVVVEIDVNGGGDEVGLLKHGVVPPPLSPETDKMTASSSNTTASSF; translated from the exons ATGTTTCCTCCAGTACTCTTCAGATTCTCTAAACCCGATTCTTTTCTG TGTGGGAATCTCACAGCCGGTTTCCCTTTCTGGGGAGGGGGTCGACCAGAACCATGTGGTCATCCTTCTTTGGTGCTTCACTGTCACGAGAGCAAGACTTCCCTGATTATCTCAGATCAGATGTACCGTGTTCTCCAAATAGACAATTCATCTAACACTCTTAGACTTGCGAGGCAAGACTTTTTAAATGAATCATTCTGCTCTGCTACATTCACCGGCACAACGTTGACTCCTGAACTCTTTGAGCTTTTGCCAGATTACAAAACCCTCTTTGTTTACTATATCTGTAACCCTACATATCATAATCCCACAAATTTCTCATGTCCAAAAATTGGTCTTGCCTCGGTGCATCAGGATAATAACTACCATGAACACTGTAGCGCGAGTTTCAACATCACTGTTCCCACGAGTTATGATCTGGGCGAGGATGCTTTGAATTTGACCCATTTGGGAAGTGTACTAAGATATGGATTCAAGGTGAAACTGAAGATTGATAAGAGACTGTGCCAAGGATGTCAAACCAGTGGTGGAATCTGTGAATACCATGTTGCCACTCCGGTTTGTTGCAAGAGAAACTCGTCATCAGAAATCAAATGCACTTCAATGATTCCATCTGGTACCACTG GTCTCTCCAAAAATGCGAAAATAG GCATTGGATTTGCTTGTGGATTCTTGGGTGCCATTCTTATCGTCGGATGTTTGCTCTGCATCTTCATCCGGAGAAGGAAGAAACGGGCAGATCAGTACACAAACAAAGGCATATCAACAGGAACGTCTTATTCGAGCAATACAATGTCAAACACACCAACTTCCACAACAATATCCGGCAGCAACCACTCCCTTGTGCCCTCAATGTCCAACCTTGCAAACAGCGTCTACTTTGGAGTTCAAGTCTTCAGCTACGAAGAACTCGAAGAAGCCACTGAAAATTTCTCAAAAGAGCTTGGAGATGGAGGCTTCGGTACTGTCTACTACGGTACACTAAAAGACGGACGAGCTGTAGCAGTAAAACGACTCTTCGAAAGATCACTAAAACGCGTTGAGCAATTCAAGAACGAAATCGAGATCTTGAAGTCCTTAAAACACCCAAACCTGGTCATCCTATACGGATGCACAACAAGACACAGCAGAGAGCTACTCCTAGTCTACGAATACATCTCCAATGGCACACTAGCTGAACATCTCCATGGAAACCAAGCACAATCTCGTCCTCTTCTCTGGCCTACTCGACTCCAAATCGCCATTGAAACCGCAAGCGCGTTGTCCTTTCTCCACACGAAAG GAATCATACACAGAGACGTCAAGACTACTAACATTCTTCTAGATAGCAATTACGAAGTGAAAGTCGCTGATTTCGGACTCTCACGTCTTTTTCCGACGGATCAAACTCACATCTCCACCGCACCACAAGGAACTCCAGGATATGTAGATCCTGAGTACTACCAATGTTACCGTCTCAACGAAAAGAGCGATGTATACAGCTTCGGAGTCGTACTCACCGAACTGATCTCATCAAAAGAAGCTGTAGACATCACACGACACCGCCACGATATTAACCTAGCGAACATGGCGATTTCGAAAATCCGAAACGACGCCGTTCACGAGCTCGCGGATCTATCACTCGGATTCGAGAGAGATGCTTCGGTGAAGAATGCGATGACGTCGGTTGCTGAATTAGCGTTCCGGTGTTTGCAGCAGGAGAGAGAGGTGAGGCCATCGATGGATGAGATCGTTGAGGTTTTGAAAGGGATTCAGAAGGAAGGGATACGAGATTCGAAAGATGTTGTGGTTGAGATTGATGTGAACGGTGGTGGTGATGAAGTTGGATTGTTGAAGCACGGTGTTGTTCCTCCGCCGCTATCGCCCGAGACTGATAAAATGACCGCAAGTAGTTCGAATACGACGGCGAGTTCGTTTTGA
- the LOC104733033 gene encoding LEAF RUST 10 DISEASE-RESISTANCE LOCUS RECEPTOR-LIKE PROTEIN KINASE-like 1.3 isoform X1 → MKNTEENTMINISLSYTIICAFFVIPTCVLSVDERHKHCSPLFKCGNHTELYYPFWTADKQECGHPDFKVNCSGDLAEFSISSVKFQILEMNYESRIIRLARKDYLNNLCPEDSGSAPINQDVLPFYKDTELLTLLYDCPVPSVDYLPGDHIGQLPCGDDTDEKIYFMRKEISSSQELVGANEFRSSCKKTIEIPVSRSDLKTAEITQSPETVKKALGKGFEVRFNNDCSRCVNSKGSCGYNQHSREFVCYCINEPHKHTCGKGLSKNAKIGIGFACGFLGAILIVGCLLCIFIRRRKKRADQYTNKGISTGTSYSSNTMSNTPTSTTISGSNHSLVPSMSNLANSVYFGVQVFSYEELEEATENFSKELGDGGFGTVYYGTLKDGRAVAVKRLFERSLKRVEQFKNEIEILKSLKHPNLVILYGCTTRHSRELLLVYEYISNGTLAEHLHGNQAQSRPLLWPTRLQIAIETASALSFLHTKGIIHRDVKTTNILLDSNYEVKVADFGLSRLFPTDQTHISTAPQGTPGYVDPEYYQCYRLNEKSDVYSFGVVLTELISSKEAVDITRHRHDINLANMAISKIRNDAVHELADLSLGFERDASVKNAMTSVAELAFRCLQQEREVRPSMDEIVEVLKGIQKEGIRDSKDVVVEIDVNGGGDEVGLLKHGVVPPPLSPETDKMTASSSNTTASSF, encoded by the exons ATGAAAAACACAGAGGAGAACACCATGATCAATATTTCTCTGTCTTATACAATCATATGTGCGTTCTTTGTGATCCCCACGTGTGTTTTATCAGTTGATGAGCGTCACAAACACTGTTCTCCTTTGTTTAAATGCGGCAATCATACAGAGCTCTATTATCCATTTTGGACAGCTGATAAACAAGAGTGCGGTCACCCGGATTTCAAGGTCAACTGCAGCGGAGATCTCGCAGAGTTTAGTATATCTTCGGTTAAGTTCCAAATCCTTGAGATGAACTATGAGTCTCGTATAATAAGACTTGCCCGAAAGGATTATCTCAACAATCTTTGTCCCGAGGACTCTGGGAGCGCACCAATCAACCAAGATGTTCTTCCATTTTATAAAGACACTGAATTGCTAACTCTCTTGTACGACTGCCCTGTTCCAAGTGTAGATTATCTTCCTGGTGATCACATTGGTCAGCTGCCGTGTGGGGATGATACTGATGAGAAAATTTACTTTATGAGAAAAGAGATCTCATCTTCACAGGAGTTGGTTGGAGCAAACGAGTTTAGGTCATCCTGCAAAAAGACCATCGAAATTCCAGTTTCTCGATCTGATCTGAAAACAGCAGAGATAACTCAGAGTCCGGAGACTGTAAAGAAGGCTCTTGGTAAGGGTTTCGAGGTTAGATTCAACAATGATTGTTCCCGTTGCGTAAACTCAAAGGGTTCTTGTGGATATAATCAGCACTCGAGAGAATTCGTTTGCTATTGTATAAATGAGCCACACAAGCATACCTGTGGAAAGG GTCTCTCCAAAAATGCGAAAATAG GCATTGGATTTGCTTGTGGATTCTTGGGTGCCATTCTTATCGTCGGATGTTTGCTCTGCATCTTCATCCGGAGAAGGAAGAAACGGGCAGATCAGTACACAAACAAAGGCATATCAACAGGAACGTCTTATTCGAGCAATACAATGTCAAACACACCAACTTCCACAACAATATCCGGCAGCAACCACTCCCTTGTGCCCTCAATGTCCAACCTTGCAAACAGCGTCTACTTTGGAGTTCAAGTCTTCAGCTACGAAGAACTCGAAGAAGCCACTGAAAATTTCTCAAAAGAGCTTGGAGATGGAGGCTTCGGTACTGTCTACTACGGTACACTAAAAGACGGACGAGCTGTAGCAGTAAAACGACTCTTCGAAAGATCACTAAAACGCGTTGAGCAATTCAAGAACGAAATCGAGATCTTGAAGTCCTTAAAACACCCAAACCTGGTCATCCTATACGGATGCACAACAAGACACAGCAGAGAGCTACTCCTAGTCTACGAATACATCTCCAATGGCACACTAGCTGAACATCTCCATGGAAACCAAGCACAATCTCGTCCTCTTCTCTGGCCTACTCGACTCCAAATCGCCATTGAAACCGCAAGCGCGTTGTCCTTTCTCCACACGAAAG GAATCATACACAGAGACGTCAAGACTACTAACATTCTTCTAGATAGCAATTACGAAGTGAAAGTCGCTGATTTCGGACTCTCACGTCTTTTTCCGACGGATCAAACTCACATCTCCACCGCACCACAAGGAACTCCAGGATATGTAGATCCTGAGTACTACCAATGTTACCGTCTCAACGAAAAGAGCGATGTATACAGCTTCGGAGTCGTACTCACCGAACTGATCTCATCAAAAGAAGCTGTAGACATCACACGACACCGCCACGATATTAACCTAGCGAACATGGCGATTTCGAAAATCCGAAACGACGCCGTTCACGAGCTCGCGGATCTATCACTCGGATTCGAGAGAGATGCTTCGGTGAAGAATGCGATGACGTCGGTTGCTGAATTAGCGTTCCGGTGTTTGCAGCAGGAGAGAGAGGTGAGGCCATCGATGGATGAGATCGTTGAGGTTTTGAAAGGGATTCAGAAGGAAGGGATACGAGATTCGAAAGATGTTGTGGTTGAGATTGATGTGAACGGTGGTGGTGATGAAGTTGGATTGTTGAAGCACGGTGTTGTTCCTCCGCCGCTATCGCCCGAGACTGATAAAATGACCGCAAGTAGTTCGAATACGACGGCGAGTTCGTTTTGA
- the LOC104733033 gene encoding LEAF RUST 10 DISEASE-RESISTANCE LOCUS RECEPTOR-LIKE PROTEIN KINASE-like 1.3 isoform X2: MFPPVLFRFSKPDSFLVLLFFLTSFHHLPCALSKLETKLCDTLFQCGNLTAGFPFWGGGRPEPCGHPSLVLHCHESKTSLIISDQMYRVLQIDNSSNTLRLARQDFLNESFCSATFTGTTLTPELFELLPDYKTLFVYYICNPTYHNPTNFSCPKIGLASVHQDNNYHEHCSASFNITVPTSYDLGEDALNLTHLGSVLRYGFKVKLKIDKRLCQGCQTSGGICEYHVATPVCCKRNSSSEIKCTSMIPSGTTGLSKNAKIGIGFACGFLGAILIVGCLLCIFIRRRKKRADQYTNKGISTGTSYSSNTMSNTPTSTTISGSNHSLVPSMSNLANSVYFGVQVFSYEELEEATENFSKELGDGGFGTVYYGTLKDGRAVAVKRLFERSLKRVEQFKNEIEILKSLKHPNLVILYGCTTRHSRELLLVYEYISNGTLAEHLHGNQAQSRPLLWPTRLQIAIETASALSFLHTKGIIHRDVKTTNILLDSNYEVKVADFGLSRLFPTDQTHISTAPQGTPGYVDPEYYQCYRLNEKSDVYSFGVVLTELISSKEAVDITRHRHDINLANMAISKIRNDAVHELADLSLGFERDASVKNAMTSVAELAFRCLQQEREVRPSMDEIVEVLKGIQKEGIRDSKDVVVEIDVNGGGDEVGLLKHGVVPPPLSPETDKMTASSSNTTASSF, encoded by the exons ATGTTTCCTCCAGTACTCTTCAGATTCTCTAAACCCGATTCTTTTCTGGTCTTGCTCTTTTTCTTAACATCTTTTCACCATCTACCTTGTGCTTTAAGTAAACTAGAGACTAAGTTATGTGATACTCTGTTTCAGTGTGGGAATCTCACAGCCGGTTTCCCTTTCTGGGGAGGGGGTCGACCAGAACCATGTGGTCATCCTTCTTTGGTGCTTCACTGTCACGAGAGCAAGACTTCCCTGATTATCTCAGATCAGATGTACCGTGTTCTCCAAATAGACAATTCATCTAACACTCTTAGACTTGCGAGGCAAGACTTTTTAAATGAATCATTCTGCTCTGCTACATTCACCGGCACAACGTTGACTCCTGAACTCTTTGAGCTTTTGCCAGATTACAAAACCCTCTTTGTTTACTATATCTGTAACCCTACATATCATAATCCCACAAATTTCTCATGTCCAAAAATTGGTCTTGCCTCGGTGCATCAGGATAATAACTACCATGAACACTGTAGCGCGAGTTTCAACATCACTGTTCCCACGAGTTATGATCTGGGCGAGGATGCTTTGAATTTGACCCATTTGGGAAGTGTACTAAGATATGGATTCAAGGTGAAACTGAAGATTGATAAGAGACTGTGCCAAGGATGTCAAACCAGTGGTGGAATCTGTGAATACCATGTTGCCACTCCGGTTTGTTGCAAGAGAAACTCGTCATCAGAAATCAAATGCACTTCAATGATTCCATCTGGTACCACTG GTCTCTCCAAAAATGCGAAAATAG GCATTGGATTTGCTTGTGGATTCTTGGGTGCCATTCTTATCGTCGGATGTTTGCTCTGCATCTTCATCCGGAGAAGGAAGAAACGGGCAGATCAGTACACAAACAAAGGCATATCAACAGGAACGTCTTATTCGAGCAATACAATGTCAAACACACCAACTTCCACAACAATATCCGGCAGCAACCACTCCCTTGTGCCCTCAATGTCCAACCTTGCAAACAGCGTCTACTTTGGAGTTCAAGTCTTCAGCTACGAAGAACTCGAAGAAGCCACTGAAAATTTCTCAAAAGAGCTTGGAGATGGAGGCTTCGGTACTGTCTACTACGGTACACTAAAAGACGGACGAGCTGTAGCAGTAAAACGACTCTTCGAAAGATCACTAAAACGCGTTGAGCAATTCAAGAACGAAATCGAGATCTTGAAGTCCTTAAAACACCCAAACCTGGTCATCCTATACGGATGCACAACAAGACACAGCAGAGAGCTACTCCTAGTCTACGAATACATCTCCAATGGCACACTAGCTGAACATCTCCATGGAAACCAAGCACAATCTCGTCCTCTTCTCTGGCCTACTCGACTCCAAATCGCCATTGAAACCGCAAGCGCGTTGTCCTTTCTCCACACGAAAG GAATCATACACAGAGACGTCAAGACTACTAACATTCTTCTAGATAGCAATTACGAAGTGAAAGTCGCTGATTTCGGACTCTCACGTCTTTTTCCGACGGATCAAACTCACATCTCCACCGCACCACAAGGAACTCCAGGATATGTAGATCCTGAGTACTACCAATGTTACCGTCTCAACGAAAAGAGCGATGTATACAGCTTCGGAGTCGTACTCACCGAACTGATCTCATCAAAAGAAGCTGTAGACATCACACGACACCGCCACGATATTAACCTAGCGAACATGGCGATTTCGAAAATCCGAAACGACGCCGTTCACGAGCTCGCGGATCTATCACTCGGATTCGAGAGAGATGCTTCGGTGAAGAATGCGATGACGTCGGTTGCTGAATTAGCGTTCCGGTGTTTGCAGCAGGAGAGAGAGGTGAGGCCATCGATGGATGAGATCGTTGAGGTTTTGAAAGGGATTCAGAAGGAAGGGATACGAGATTCGAAAGATGTTGTGGTTGAGATTGATGTGAACGGTGGTGGTGATGAAGTTGGATTGTTGAAGCACGGTGTTGTTCCTCCGCCGCTATCGCCCGAGACTGATAAAATGACCGCAAGTAGTTCGAATACGACGGCGAGTTCGTTTTGA